A stretch of the Poseidonibacter parvus genome encodes the following:
- the rraA gene encoding ribonuclease E activity regulator RraA, with translation MNMQVSDICDDNQNKKIQVLSAKFNNYGKLKKFSGQIETLKISKSNFHLLEILRDEDGKGRIMVVDNNQDFFGVVGDKLMAFALKNNWTAIIINGYVRDTFETKNIDVGLYAIGACPLRNFEKTKSFRGIDLKFEGVSFSKGDYIYADEDGIILTKNKLI, from the coding sequence ATGAATATGCAAGTTTCAGATATTTGTGATGATAATCAGAATAAAAAAATTCAAGTATTATCTGCAAAATTTAATAACTATGGAAAATTGAAGAAATTCTCTGGTCAAATAGAAACATTAAAAATAAGTAAAAGTAATTTTCATTTATTAGAAATTCTAAGAGATGAAGATGGTAAAGGTAGAATTATGGTTGTGGATAACAATCAGGATTTCTTTGGTGTAGTAGGGGATAAACTAATGGCATTTGCATTAAAAAATAACTGGACTGCAATTATTATCAATGGTTATGTTAGAGATACCTTTGAGACTAAAAATATTGATGTAGGATTATACGCAATTGGCGCTTGTCCTTTAAGAAATTTTGAAAAAACAAAATCTTTTAGAGGTATTGATTTGAAATTTGAAGGTGTAAGTTTTAGTAAAGGTGATTATATTTATGCAGATGAAGACGGTATTATTCTTACTAAAAATAAACTAATTTAA
- a CDS encoding DMT family transporter, with protein sequence MISNNKTTILALILFVILLWAGNFISIAYLVKEMDVFTALTLRLAFVSLLLSPFLKNLPSFRDLSFLFLAAIAIVPGHFGLLFLSILNTSSVGGVSVLIQLAIPFSIIFAWIIFKDKPSPLRITGLTISFFGIVFLLYDPSLLDSRDAFIMAIASALCLGIYFNIVKKIKNVKSISVIAWTSLLGVPMMYIIMLFNNNTFSSVLEIKDSLTIWAFFYTVIASSIIGHGIWAYLVKTQDISFISPFLLLVPIVAVILSTFTLGEEITFRFIIVSSVIIFGIFLVFISRNSQNNLKD encoded by the coding sequence TTGATTTCTAATAATAAAACAACTATCTTAGCATTAATCCTTTTTGTAATACTACTATGGGCAGGTAACTTTATATCAATTGCTTATTTAGTAAAAGAGATGGATGTTTTTACAGCTTTAACGTTAAGACTTGCTTTTGTTTCTTTGTTATTATCACCTTTTTTGAAAAACCTACCATCTTTTAGAGATCTTTCTTTTTTATTTCTAGCAGCAATTGCGATTGTGCCTGGACACTTTGGACTTCTTTTTTTATCAATATTAAATACTTCTAGTGTAGGAGGAGTGTCTGTATTAATTCAATTGGCAATACCTTTTTCTATAATATTTGCATGGATAATTTTTAAAGATAAACCAAGTCCTTTAAGAATTACTGGTTTAACAATATCTTTTTTTGGAATAGTTTTCTTATTATATGATCCAAGTTTATTAGATAGTAGAGATGCTTTTATTATGGCAATTGCATCTGCATTGTGTTTAGGTATTTATTTTAATATTGTAAAGAAAATAAAAAATGTGAAAAGTATTAGTGTTATAGCTTGGACATCTTTATTAGGAGTACCTATGATGTATATAATTATGCTTTTTAATAATAATACTTTTTCTTCTGTTTTAGAAATTAAAGATAGTTTAACTATATGGGCATTTTTTTACACAGTTATTGCAAGTAGTATTATAGGACATGGCATTTGGGCTTACTTAGTTAAGACACAAGATATAAGTTTTATTTCTCCTTTTTTATTATTAGTTCCAATAGTTGCAGTTATTTTAAGTACTTTTACTTTAGGTGAAGAAATTACATTTCGTTTTATAATTGTTTCAAGTGTGATTATTTTTGGAATTTTTCTTGTTTTTATATCTAGAAATTCTCAAAATAATTTAAAGGATTAA
- a CDS encoding proline racemase family protein, with protein sequence MEILQKIKDSKIQKDFLKIKTIDMHTGGEPLRVILDGYPRIEGKTILEKRSYVKNNLDHLRTTLMFEPRGHADMYGVLLVEPENKDSDFGVIFMHNEGYSTMCGHATIAITKLAVELGWVEVRKPITNIKIDAPCGQLDSFASIDENGDVTSVSFKCVPSFVIALNEEIYVESIGTVRYDLAYGGAFYAYINADSIGLSLNKDNYDKIIHYGKKIKHAISENKDNIKHPFEEDLSFLYGTIFITKSDKFHSKNVCVFADGEVDRSPTGSGVSGRAAIHFKRNELLINESIKIESILGTSFDVEVDSTLKYSDFDAIIPKVSGNANITGEHTFLIDENDELKHGFFLR encoded by the coding sequence ATGGAAATTTTACAAAAAATTAAAGATTCGAAAATCCAAAAAGATTTTCTAAAGATAAAGACAATTGATATGCATACAGGTGGTGAGCCTTTACGTGTTATTCTTGATGGTTACCCGAGAATAGAAGGTAAAACAATCTTAGAAAAAAGAAGTTATGTTAAAAATAATTTAGATCATTTAAGAACCACTTTGATGTTTGAACCTCGTGGGCATGCTGATATGTATGGAGTATTACTTGTTGAACCTGAAAATAAAGATTCAGATTTTGGTGTAATATTTATGCATAATGAAGGTTATAGCACAATGTGTGGACATGCAACAATTGCTATTACAAAATTAGCAGTTGAGTTAGGTTGGGTTGAGGTTAGAAAACCAATTACTAATATAAAAATAGATGCTCCTTGTGGGCAGTTAGATTCTTTTGCTAGTATAGATGAAAATGGAGATGTTACAAGTGTTAGTTTTAAATGTGTTCCATCTTTTGTTATTGCTTTAAATGAAGAAATATATGTGGAAAGTATTGGTACTGTAAGGTATGATTTAGCATATGGTGGAGCATTTTATGCTTATATAAATGCTGATTCAATTGGTCTTAGTTTGAATAAGGATAATTATGATAAAATTATTCATTACGGAAAGAAAATCAAACATGCAATAAGTGAAAATAAAGATAATATCAAACATCCTTTTGAAGAGGATTTAAGTTTTCTTTATGGAACAATTTTTATTACAAAATCAGATAAATTTCATAGTAAAAATGTATGCGTCTTTGCAGATGGAGAAGTTGATAGAAGTCCAACTGGCTCAGGTGTATCTGGTAGAGCTGCAATTCATTTTAAAAGAAATGAACTTTTAATAAATGAGAGTATTAAAATTGAGAGTATTTTAGGTACAAGCTTTGATGTCGAAGTAGACTCAACATTAAAGTACTCGGATTTTGATGCTATTATCCCTAAAGTTAGCGGGAATGCAAATATTACAGGTGAACATACATTTTTAATTGATGAAAATGATGAGTTGAAACATGGATTTTTTTTAAGATAA
- a CDS encoding GntR family transcriptional regulator: MQENNLSVKAYKILEELIVTLKLEPGKTYSEKELMALSDISRTPLREALLKLSNESLLNIIPRRGIEISDINMANQLSILETRRVLDNLLISKATKYATTLEKNKILDFKKHMIEAVEKKDVIEYLRNDKQLDQTIFETARNEYAANATAPLHIRSRRFWYYFKGSDDLEASAKVHMDLIDAIVASNEEKAIELSDKIINNLVEVVKKYMNI, from the coding sequence ATGCAAGAGAATAATTTATCAGTAAAAGCATATAAAATATTAGAAGAGTTAATTGTAACTTTAAAATTAGAACCTGGTAAAACCTATTCTGAAAAAGAATTAATGGCTCTATCTGATATTAGTAGAACACCTCTTCGAGAAGCCTTATTAAAATTATCAAATGAATCTCTACTTAATATTATTCCTAGACGTGGAATTGAAATATCTGATATTAATATGGCTAATCAATTATCTATTTTAGAAACAAGAAGAGTATTAGATAATCTTCTTATTTCAAAAGCTACTAAGTATGCTACTACATTAGAAAAAAATAAAATACTTGATTTTAAAAAACATATGATTGAAGCTGTTGAAAAAAAAGATGTAATTGAGTATTTACGAAATGATAAACAATTAGATCAAACAATATTTGAAACGGCAAGAAACGAATATGCAGCAAATGCTACGGCTCCTTTACATATCAGAAGTAGAAGGTTTTGGTATTATTTTAAAGGAAGTGATGATTTAGAAGCTTCTGCAAAGGTTCATATGGATTTAATAGATGCCATTGTTGCATCTAATGAAGAAAAAGCAATTGAACTTTCTGATAAGATAATAAACAATCTAGTTGAAGTAGTTAAAAAATATATGAATATCTAA
- a CDS encoding branched-chain amino acid ABC transporter substrate-binding protein has translation MNFKKLTGALALSAVVASSLVAADTVKIGVQAPITGKYANEGQSIENFVKLIVDEKNAAGGLLGKQIEVVTCDDEAKAQKAAVCAKKLVNEGVFAVIGSYTSGATEAAQTTYYRNKVLQTSDGTSDSLISKKYWTFFRNSFPNSSQSDFTADYFVNVKKYQRIVVLSDYSSYSAGLGDSTEASTKALGGNVIFRGKVKSGTQNFTAVLTKIKAMKPDVIYYSGYYTDGGLIRAQQEQLEIDADFVGGDSNDNPDFVKLAGKSAEGTVLINFPTPEILPYPEAKKYLAAYKARFKMDPPSIWPVTNADGLRAVIEGVEKTNSFDTKKISDYIRSTMKDFPGITGPFNIREDGERVGAKFVVYNMKNDGTKEVVK, from the coding sequence ATGAATTTTAAAAAATTAACAGGTGCTTTAGCACTAAGTGCGGTAGTTGCTAGTTCACTAGTTGCTGCAGATACTGTAAAGATAGGTGTTCAAGCGCCAATTACTGGTAAGTATGCAAATGAAGGTCAAAGTATTGAAAACTTTGTTAAGTTAATTGTAGATGAAAAAAATGCAGCTGGTGGACTTTTAGGTAAACAAATTGAAGTTGTTACTTGTGATGATGAAGCTAAAGCTCAAAAAGCTGCTGTTTGTGCTAAGAAATTAGTAAATGAGGGTGTATTTGCTGTAATTGGTTCTTATACTTCAGGAGCAACAGAAGCTGCTCAAACTACATACTATAGAAACAAAGTTTTACAAACTTCTGATGGTACAAGTGATTCTTTAATTTCTAAAAAATACTGGACTTTCTTTAGAAATTCATTTCCAAACTCATCACAAAGTGATTTTACAGCTGATTACTTTGTAAATGTAAAAAAATATCAAAGAATTGTTGTTTTATCTGATTACTCTTCTTATTCTGCTGGACTAGGTGATTCAACTGAAGCATCTACAAAAGCACTTGGCGGGAATGTAATCTTTAGAGGAAAAGTTAAATCAGGAACTCAAAACTTTACAGCAGTTTTAACAAAAATTAAAGCAATGAAACCAGATGTTATTTATTACTCAGGTTACTATACTGATGGTGGACTTATCCGTGCACAACAAGAGCAATTAGAAATTGATGCTGACTTTGTTGGTGGAGATTCAAATGATAACCCTGATTTTGTTAAATTAGCAGGAAAATCAGCTGAAGGTACAGTTTTAATTAACTTTCCAACTCCAGAAATTTTACCATATCCTGAAGCTAAAAAATATTTAGCGGCATATAAAGCTAGATTTAAAATGGACCCTCCATCAATTTGGCCTGTTACAAATGCTGATGGATTAAGAGCTGTTATTGAAGGTGTTGAAAAAACTAACTCTTTTGATACTAAAAAAATCTCTGATTATATTAGATCTACAATGAAAGATTTCCCAGGAATTACAGGACCATTTAACATTAGAGAAGATGGTGAAAGAGTAGGTGCTAAATTTGTTGTATATAATATGAAAAATGATGGTACTAAAGAAGTAGTAAAATAA
- a CDS encoding branched-chain amino acid ABC transporter permease — MDTFLQQLINGLTVGSLYALVALGYTMVYGVMKLINFAHGDLVAFSAYVGLTIFTQFYGSNALSLVNIVIVFSLTAIVVAFVGVLLERLAYRPLRTAPRLSAVVSALGASLVIQNGIMLIWGPNMEIFPADVFPSTSWNFGGVIISFTQLVILALSAVLMVSLYIFINKTKMGTAIRATAIDQDAAKLMGINVNRIIMIIFIVGSMLGAIGGLFIGMYYRGLTFDMGWLYGLNAFIAAIIGGIGSIPGAMLGGLLLGLFNAMISGYISTEWAETFTFILLIVILIVKPTGLLGEKTAEKV; from the coding sequence ATGGATACTTTTCTTCAACAGTTAATCAATGGTTTAACAGTAGGAAGTTTGTATGCATTAGTAGCCTTAGGTTATACAATGGTTTACGGTGTGATGAAGTTAATCAACTTCGCACACGGTGACCTTGTTGCCTTTTCTGCTTATGTAGGACTTACTATTTTTACTCAATTTTATGGTTCAAATGCATTGTCTTTAGTGAATATTGTAATAGTATTTTCATTAACAGCAATTGTGGTGGCTTTTGTGGGTGTTCTTCTTGAGCGTCTTGCATACAGACCTTTAAGAACGGCACCAAGATTAAGTGCTGTTGTTTCAGCACTTGGAGCTTCACTTGTTATTCAAAATGGAATTATGTTAATTTGGGGACCAAATATGGAGATTTTCCCTGCTGATGTATTCCCCTCAACATCTTGGAACTTTGGTGGAGTAATTATTTCATTTACACAATTAGTGATTTTAGCACTATCTGCTGTTTTAATGGTTTCATTATATATTTTTATTAATAAAACAAAAATGGGTACAGCAATTAGAGCAACTGCAATTGATCAAGATGCTGCAAAATTAATGGGAATTAATGTTAATAGAATTATTATGATTATATTTATTGTAGGTTCTATGTTAGGTGCAATTGGTGGTCTGTTTATTGGTATGTATTACCGAGGTCTAACATTTGATATGGGATGGCTTTATGGTTTAAATGCTTTTATTGCAGCAATTATAGGTGGTATTGGTTCAATTCCAGGAGCAATGCTAGGTGGGCTTTTACTTGGATTATTTAATGCAATGATTTCAGGTTATATTTCAACAGAATGGGCAGAAACATTTACCTTTATTTTACTAATTGTAATTTTAATTGTAAAACCAACTGGACTTCTTGGTGAAAAAACAGCGGAGAAAGTATAA
- a CDS encoding branched-chain amino acid ABC transporter permease, protein MNKTTGIATLFIVVMAVFPFIVDSAWLSIGITFLVFAVVAFSQDIILGRAGIFNMGHAIFFGMGAYTTAILNVHFGLEIIATIPFAIIIPAIFSILLAGPIIHLRGDYLLVATIGFNIIFEQVLSNDVFGLTGGPNGIFGIDVVRIFGYELFSDTAIYYLAFGLLVLTLLIIRNLDTSAYGRALYYIHKDEIAAKSMGINVSYYKLFAFALGAAIAGAAGSVFAIQYSAVSPESFNFMQSVMFFAIVLVGGSASLPGIIIGTFVMFVLPELFTEFKESRYLIFGAAMVLTMILRPNGVWPAKFGNIPKFLKKKVTKEEGAK, encoded by the coding sequence ATGAATAAAACTACAGGAATTGCTACTTTATTTATAGTAGTTATGGCAGTTTTTCCATTTATAGTTGATTCTGCTTGGTTAAGTATTGGTATTACATTTTTAGTATTTGCAGTAGTTGCTTTTTCTCAAGATATTATTTTAGGTCGTGCTGGTATTTTTAATATGGGTCATGCAATCTTCTTTGGAATGGGAGCATATACAACTGCTATTTTAAATGTACATTTTGGTTTAGAAATTATTGCAACTATTCCTTTTGCAATCATAATTCCAGCTATATTTTCAATTTTACTAGCTGGTCCAATTATTCATTTAAGAGGTGATTATTTATTAGTTGCAACTATTGGATTTAATATCATATTTGAACAAGTTTTATCAAATGATGTATTTGGTTTAACAGGTGGTCCAAATGGTATTTTTGGTATTGATGTAGTTAGAATCTTCGGTTATGAATTATTTTCAGATACAGCAATTTATTATTTAGCATTTGGTTTATTAGTTCTTACATTACTAATTATAAGAAACCTAGATACTTCAGCTTATGGAAGAGCTTTATACTATATTCATAAAGATGAAATAGCTGCTAAATCTATGGGAATAAATGTTTCATATTATAAACTATTTGCTTTTGCTTTAGGAGCTGCGATTGCTGGAGCTGCTGGAAGTGTGTTTGCTATTCAGTATTCAGCTGTAAGTCCTGAGTCATTTAACTTTATGCAATCAGTTATGTTCTTTGCTATTGTACTTGTAGGTGGATCAGCTTCACTTCCTGGAATTATTATAGGAACATTTGTAATGTTTGTATTGCCTGAGTTATTTACAGAGTTTAAAGAATCAAGATATTTAATTTTTGGTGCAGCAATGGTATTAACAATGATTTTAAGACCTAATGGTGTATGGCCAGCTAAGTTTGGAAATATTCCAAAGTTCTTAAAGAAAAAAGTAACTAAAGAAGAAGGGGCAAAATAA